Proteins encoded within one genomic window of Deltaproteobacteria bacterium:
- the moaC gene encoding cyclic pyranopterin monophosphate synthase MoaC: MARARRLTHTDRRGRARMVDVSPKPVTRREAVARGEVRMRAATLARIAAGALPKGDVLGVARLAGIMAAKRTAELVPLCHPLPLDHVAVDLVPDRAGGRVLIEARVAVEARTGVEMEALTAVAVAGLALYDMCKAVDREMILGTIRLVRKAGGRSGTFVRPGER, encoded by the coding sequence ATGGCGCGCGCGCGGCGGCTCACCCACACGGACCGGCGCGGGCGCGCCCGCATGGTCGACGTGTCGCCGAAGCCGGTCACACGGCGCGAGGCCGTCGCCCGCGGCGAGGTGCGCATGCGCGCGGCGACGCTCGCCCGCATCGCCGCCGGGGCGCTGCCCAAGGGCGACGTGCTGGGCGTCGCACGCCTGGCGGGCATCATGGCGGCCAAGCGGACGGCCGAGCTGGTGCCGCTCTGCCACCCCCTGCCGCTCGATCACGTCGCCGTCGATCTGGTGCCCGACCGCGCCGGCGGACGGGTACTGATCGAGGCGCGCGTGGCGGTCGAGGCACGCACCGGCGTCGAGATGGAGGCGCTCACCGCGGTCGCGGTCGCCGGCCTCGCCCTCTACGACATGTGCAAGGCGGTCGATCGCGAGATGATCCTCGGCACGATCCGCCTGGTGCGCAAGGCGGGCGGCCGCTCGGGCACTTTCGTCCGCCCCGGCGAGCGCTAG
- a CDS encoding aldo/keto reductase: protein MPRRQLGRLGPTVSAIGLGCMGMSEFYGAHDDRESIATIHRALDLGVDFLDTADMYGPYTNEELVGRAIRGRRDRVVVATKFGIVRGEDPTVRAINGRPEYVRAACDGSLKRLGVETIDLYYQHRVDPNTPIEDTVGAMADLVRAGKVRWLGLSEAGPETLRRACAVHPVTALQTEYSLWSRDPEEKILATCRALGIGFVAYSPLGRGFLTGQIKRFADFAPDDYRRLSPRFQGENFQKNLDLVRHLEALAARKGCKPSQLALAWVLARGPDVVPIPGTKRRTYLEENVGALAVTLTPEDLAAIDGVLPPGAAAGLRYPEAMLRAVAR from the coding sequence ATTCCACGACGGCAGCTCGGACGCCTCGGCCCCACCGTCTCCGCCATCGGCCTCGGCTGCATGGGCATGTCGGAGTTCTACGGCGCGCACGACGACCGCGAGTCGATCGCGACCATCCACCGCGCGCTCGACCTGGGCGTCGACTTCCTCGACACGGCCGACATGTACGGCCCCTACACCAACGAGGAGCTGGTCGGGCGCGCGATCCGCGGCCGGCGCGACCGGGTCGTCGTCGCCACCAAGTTCGGCATCGTGCGTGGCGAGGACCCGACGGTGCGCGCCATCAACGGCCGCCCCGAGTACGTGCGCGCCGCGTGCGACGGGAGCTTGAAGCGCCTCGGCGTCGAGACGATCGACCTCTACTACCAGCATCGCGTGGATCCCAACACACCGATCGAGGACACGGTGGGCGCGATGGCCGACCTCGTGCGCGCGGGGAAGGTGCGCTGGCTCGGCCTCTCGGAGGCGGGGCCCGAGACGCTCCGGCGCGCGTGCGCGGTGCACCCCGTCACCGCGCTCCAGACCGAGTACTCGCTCTGGAGCCGCGACCCGGAGGAGAAGATCCTCGCCACGTGCCGCGCGCTCGGGATCGGCTTCGTCGCCTACAGCCCGCTCGGGCGCGGCTTCCTCACCGGGCAGATCAAGCGCTTCGCGGACTTCGCGCCCGACGACTACCGTCGCCTCTCGCCCCGCTTCCAGGGCGAGAACTTCCAGAAGAACCTCGACCTGGTGCGGCACCTGGAGGCTCTCGCCGCGCGCAAGGGCTGCAAGCCCTCGCAGCTCGCGCTTGCCTGGGTGCTCGCCCGGGGCCCGGACGTCGTCCCCATCCCGGGGACGAAGCGGCGGACCTACCTCGAGGAGAACGTGGGCGCGCTCGCCGTCACGCTCACGCCCGAGGACCTGGCGGCGATCGACGGCGTCCTGCCGCCCGGCGCCGCCGCCGG